TGCCCAACACGCAGGTCTGTCCGGTCTGCCTGGGGCTGCCCGGATCTTTGCCGGTGCTCAATCGCCGAGCAGTTGAATACGCCGCCCGTCTGGCGTTGGCGCTGAACTGCCGGATCAATCCCTATTCCGTCTTTGCGCGCAAAAACTTTTTCTATCCCGACATGCCGAAGGGGTATCAGATTTCGCAATACGAGCTGCCTTTTTGCCAAAACGGCTATTTTGACATTTACGTGGCCGGCACGACTCGGCGCATCGGCATTGCGCGCATCCATTTGGAAGAAGATGCGGGCAAATCGCTGCACGCCGAATCATTTGTCGATCGAAACGAAACGCTGATAGACCTCAACCGCAGCGGCATGCCGTTGTGCGAAGTGGTCACCGAGCCGGACTTTTGTTCTCCTCAGGAAGCCGTTGAATTCCTGGTACGCCTGCGCGAATTGGTCGTCTTTCTCGGGATCTGCGACGGAAACATGGAAGAGGGCAGCCTGCGCTGCGACGCAAACGTATCCATCAGGCCGAAAGGAGAGGCGGTCTTTGGCGTCAAAACCGAGCTAAAGAATATGAATTCCTTTCGCGCCGTGGAAAAGGCACTTGAATACGAGATCCATCGCCAGGAGCTGGTATTGGACAGCGGCGGTCAGATCGAACAGCAGACTCTGCTTTGGGATGCCGGCCGCAACGTCGCTTCGGTTATGCGGACCAAAGAAGAGTCGCACGACTACCGCTATTTCCCCGATCCCGATCTGGTGCCGCTTACCTTTTCGGTCGAGCAGATCGAAGAGATCCGTCGCTGCATGCCGGAACTGCCGGATGAAAAGCGCAAACGCTTCGTCGCCCACTACCGCCTTTCGGAATATGATGCCATGGTGCTCACCGAATCGCCCGAGCTGGCCGATTACTTTGAAGCAGCAGCCAAAAGCGTCGGCGACAAAAAAGCTGCGGCCAACTGGGTGACGGGCATGGTCATGAGGGCGATCAAGGACACCGGCAATCCGCCGGATCGATTGCCGTTTACGCCTGCACATCTGGCCGAGCTGCTGCGCCTGCTTGAAGAACGACAGATCAGCTCAACGGCGGCCAAGCAGATTTTTGAAGTGTGCGTTGCGACGGGCAAAATGCCCGTTGTTGTCATGAACGAGCTCGGCCTACGGCAAGTCGAAGATACGAATTTCATCGACCAAGCGATAGCTCAGGTTCTTTCAGATTTCCCTGCCGAGGTCGATTCTTACATTCGAGGTAACGAAAAAGTCTTTGCTTACCTTATGGGACAAGTCATGCGCGTTACGGCCGGAAAGGCGGCTCCTCAGGTTGTTGCTCAGACGCTGCGAACACGACTGCAGGAGATCAAATCGGGAACTGCCTAACCCTTGCGTCAGCAGAGTTGCTTGTTCCCAGTCTGTCAAGTTTTCTGCTTTTTTAAAGCGGAAAATTGAAAAGAATACTTTTTGACATTTACAAAATATTCTTAAATTGTCGAATGTAAACGTGGAAAATAGGGAAATTTCTTTTAATGGTTACGACTGCTGACTTTAAGACCGGTCTGATTATTAAAGTCGAAGACGAACTTTATTCCATCGTCGAGTTTCAACACGTTAAAATGGCGCGCGGCAGCGCTTTTACACGAACAAAGATCAAATCCCTGCAAAGCGGCCGCGTTCTCGAGCGCACCTTTCGCGGCAGTGATAAATTCGAAGCCCCGAACGTCGAGCGACGGCAAATGCAGTTTCTCTATCGCGACGGCAATCTGCTCATCTGCATGGACAACGTGACCTTTGAACAAATCACCATTGCAGAAACGATGATGACACCCTCCACGGAATTTCTAAAGGAAGGGCAGCAGGTGACGCTTTTGCTGAACGGCGAAACGCCGATCGCTGCGGAAATGCCCAATTTTGTCGAGTTGGAGGTTATTGAGACCGAGCCCGGCTTTAAAGGCGATACGGTTTCGGGCGCCGTCAAGCCGGCTGTGGTGGAGACTGGCGGTCGCGTGATGGTGCCGCTTTTCGTCGAGGTCGGAGATGTGATCAAGATCGACACCCGTTCATCTACTTACTTGGAACGAGTGAACCGATAGGAGGAGGGATTAGGAGAAGCCCATGAAAGTCAAGCAGCTTTATGAGCTCGTCAAGCTGATCGAACAGAGCTCCATCGATGAGATCGAGGTTCGGGAGTGGTTCGGACAACGCATCCGCATCCGCAAGAATATCGGCTCAGCGGTTTCCGTTGCGCCTGCCGCTGTGCCCGCGGCGCCCGTCATGCCGACGCCTCCCGCTGAAGCGCCTGCTCAGAAAGGCCCCGAACCGCATGCGGCCAAACAGGAAGATGAATCCCGTTACTTCCAAGTCCGTGCCCCGATGGTCGGCACATTTTACCGCGCTCCGGCGCCGGATGCCGAACCGTTTGTTAAAGAAGGTGACATCGTGGCGAAAGGCCAGACGCTCTGCATCATCGAGGCCATGAAGCTGATGAACGAAATCGAATCCGAAGTAGCCGGAAGAATCGTCAAGATATTGGCGGCGAACGCGCAGCCGATTGAATATAATCAGGTGCTTTTCCTCATCGATCCTTCGTAAGGGTAGAGCTGCCGTGTTCAACAAGATTCTTATCGCTAATCGGGGAGAGATAGCCCTGCGCGTCATTCGCGCCTGCAAGGAGTTGGGCATTGCCACCGTCGCCGTTTACAGCGAAGCGGATCGCGACAGTCTTCACGTCCGTTTTGCCGACGAGGCAGTCTGCATCGGGCCGGGTCCCAGCGCCAAAAGCTATCTGTTTATCCCCAGTCTCATCAGCGCCGCAGAAATAACTAATGCCGATGCGGTTCATCCGGGGTACGGATTTTTATCGGAAAATGCCCATTTTGCCGAAATCTGCGAATCCTGCGGTCTGCGTTTTATCGGCCCCTCGCCGACAGTAATCGCTCAGATGGGGGATAAAGCCTTTGCCAAAGCCGCCATGAAAAAGGCGGGTGTGCCGACCATTCCAGGTTCCGACGGCGTCGTCTCCTCCCTCAAAGAAGCCGAAAAGGTAGCCAAAGAGATCGGTTTCCCGATCATCATCAAGGCGGTGGCGGGCGGCGGCGGTCGCGGCATGCGGGTCGTTAGAAGCATAAGCGAACTCGAAAACGCATACAACTCGGCCCGCAGCGAAGCCGAAGCTGCTTTCGGCAATCCTGGAATTTACATCGAAAAGTTTTTCGAACAACCTCGCCATATCGAGGTTCAGCTTTTGGGCGATCTGCACGGCAATGTCGTTTCTCTGGGCGAAAGAGAGTGTTCGATCCAGCGCAAGCACCAAAAGTTGATCGAAGAGTCACCCTCCCCGGCAGTCGATCAGGAGACACGCGAAAAGCTGAACGCCGCAGCGGTGCGGGGAGCGATGCAGGTCGGATATAACAGCGCCGGCACCATCGAGTTTCTCATGGATGAAAACAAGAATTTTTATTTTATGGAAATGAACACCCGCATTCAGGTGGAACATCCGGTTACCGAGGAGGTGTTTGACATAGACTTGGTGAAGGAGCAGATCGCCGTTGCTGCAGGAAAGCATATCCCTGAAAAGCTAAAGGGCTACCGAATGCGCGGCCATGCCATCGAATGCCGAATCAATGCCGAGGATCCGCGCGCCGGTTTTAGGCCTTCTCCGGGCGTCATCACCACGCTGCACACGCCGGGCGGCGTCGGCGTTCGGGTGGACACCCATGCTTACGCTCAATACGCTATTCCGCCGTATTACGATTCATTGATTGCCAAGCTGATCACTCACGGCCGCGATCGCGATGAGGCCATTGAACGTATGGTGCGGGCGCTCGAAGAGTTTGTTATCGAAGGCATCGCCACGACGATCCCGTTGCATAAAGCGATCATCAATACGCCGGAATTCCGCTCCGGAAATTTCAATACCAAGTTCTTGGAAACTGTCGATTTGAAATATTAAAATTGACTGCGAATGATTTTTCTAACTTACAACAAGAGGTCAACATGCAGATACCGGCAAAATTAAAGTACACCGAAGAGCATGAATGGGTGGAAGTCGAGGGCGACATTGCCGTCATCGGCATCACCGATTACGCTCAGAGCGAACTGGGTGACCTGGTGCACATCGAACTGCCCCAGGTAGGCGACACGGTGACGCAAATGGAATCGTTCGGTACGGTCGAAGCGGTAAAAGCAGCGAGTGATCTGTATGCACCGGTCAGCGGCACAGTCGTGGAGGTGAACACCGATCTGCAGGATCGGCCCGATCTTGTCAATAAAGACCCTTACGGCGCCGGCTGGATCATCAAGGTCAAGATGTCGGATCCGTCCGAATTGGACCGTCTCTTGGACGCGGAAAAGTACAAATCGATGATTTCTTGACCCTGCCTAAGCGCGCAAATTTTTGATCTTTTTGCGAACAACAGACCATTAGCGTGCATTTTTTTCGTGCGGGTGTGGCATGTAAGGGGCAGCGCGTACGAATAGGGTTTCGGCATTCTCATGGTGAGTATTTATCCAACACATTGTTATTATAAATGTTGAGTGCATGTTTCAGGGCGAGGTACATGCGCCCGATTTTAATGTGAATTTTATCGATTGCCGGCATTATTATTGTTTAGATCTATTTGTCAGGAAAAGAAAGGAACTTTTTCGGGTTATCAGAGTTTCTAACAACAAAAAAGAGGAGATCCTTTTAGACCCTTCGCTACAGATTAAAGTTTTTCAAGTTCGAAAATCTTTGTATATTAGTACTGGTTTTTTCTGATTGTTAAGCGAAAAGGTTCAAAGGATCCCTCTCTGCAGCCGAATGGATGACGGCTTACTTATGGTGGAGAGCGGGTCGTCATGTGTTCGGCTATTTTTTTTGAAATTGATTTCAGCAACATAATTTGGAGGAAACAATGAGGAAGGTTTTTCTTTTCCTGATCGTCGCTGCGATGGGTGTAACGGGATGGGTTTCATCCGCCTACGCCGTAAGTGAAGCGGCAGTGTTATCGCTGATGATCTCTCCGGGGGCCCGCGCTGCCGGTATGGGGGAGGCGTTCGTTGCCTTGGCCGACGATGCAACGGCTACCTATTGGAATCCTGCCGGTCTGGCTTTTCAATACGGCAAAGAACTGCATTTCATGCATGTTAACTGGCTGCCGGAGTTCGGTAACGATATGTTTTACGATTTCGCCACCTATATTCATCATGTGGAGGGAATCGGTACTTTCGGACTGAACGTCACCTATTTGAATTTGGGAGAACAAATTCACACCGATGAGACCGGCGCGGAATTGGGCAAGTTCGGCAGCAACGAGTATTCGATCGCGCTTACTTACGGCACCAAGATGTCGGAAAACTGGTCTGTCGGTCTGGGCATGCGCTATATC
This genomic interval from candidate division KSB1 bacterium contains the following:
- the gatB gene encoding Asp-tRNA(Asn)/Glu-tRNA(Gln) amidotransferase subunit GatB, whose translation is MIYEPVIGLEIHIQLKTASKIFCGCSTRFGSLPNTQVCPVCLGLPGSLPVLNRRAVEYAARLALALNCRINPYSVFARKNFFYPDMPKGYQISQYELPFCQNGYFDIYVAGTTRRIGIARIHLEEDAGKSLHAESFVDRNETLIDLNRSGMPLCEVVTEPDFCSPQEAVEFLVRLRELVVFLGICDGNMEEGSLRCDANVSIRPKGEAVFGVKTELKNMNSFRAVEKALEYEIHRQELVLDSGGQIEQQTLLWDAGRNVASVMRTKEESHDYRYFPDPDLVPLTFSVEQIEEIRRCMPELPDEKRKRFVAHYRLSEYDAMVLTESPELADYFEAAAKSVGDKKAAANWVTGMVMRAIKDTGNPPDRLPFTPAHLAELLRLLEERQISSTAAKQIFEVCVATGKMPVVVMNELGLRQVEDTNFIDQAIAQVLSDFPAEVDSYIRGNEKVFAYLMGQVMRVTAGKAAPQVVAQTLRTRLQEIKSGTA
- the efp gene encoding elongation factor P; the encoded protein is MVTTADFKTGLIIKVEDELYSIVEFQHVKMARGSAFTRTKIKSLQSGRVLERTFRGSDKFEAPNVERRQMQFLYRDGNLLICMDNVTFEQITIAETMMTPSTEFLKEGQQVTLLLNGETPIAAEMPNFVELEVIETEPGFKGDTVSGAVKPAVVETGGRVMVPLFVEVGDVIKIDTRSSTYLERVNR
- the accB gene encoding acetyl-CoA carboxylase biotin carboxyl carrier protein, which gives rise to MKVKQLYELVKLIEQSSIDEIEVREWFGQRIRIRKNIGSAVSVAPAAVPAAPVMPTPPAEAPAQKGPEPHAAKQEDESRYFQVRAPMVGTFYRAPAPDAEPFVKEGDIVAKGQTLCIIEAMKLMNEIESEVAGRIVKILAANAQPIEYNQVLFLIDPS
- the accC gene encoding acetyl-CoA carboxylase biotin carboxylase subunit; this encodes MFNKILIANRGEIALRVIRACKELGIATVAVYSEADRDSLHVRFADEAVCIGPGPSAKSYLFIPSLISAAEITNADAVHPGYGFLSENAHFAEICESCGLRFIGPSPTVIAQMGDKAFAKAAMKKAGVPTIPGSDGVVSSLKEAEKVAKEIGFPIIIKAVAGGGGRGMRVVRSISELENAYNSARSEAEAAFGNPGIYIEKFFEQPRHIEVQLLGDLHGNVVSLGERECSIQRKHQKLIEESPSPAVDQETREKLNAAAVRGAMQVGYNSAGTIEFLMDENKNFYFMEMNTRIQVEHPVTEEVFDIDLVKEQIAVAAGKHIPEKLKGYRMRGHAIECRINAEDPRAGFRPSPGVITTLHTPGGVGVRVDTHAYAQYAIPPYYDSLIAKLITHGRDRDEAIERMVRALEEFVIEGIATTIPLHKAIINTPEFRSGNFNTKFLETVDLKY
- the gcvH gene encoding glycine cleavage system protein GcvH, which produces MQIPAKLKYTEEHEWVEVEGDIAVIGITDYAQSELGDLVHIELPQVGDTVTQMESFGTVEAVKAASDLYAPVSGTVVEVNTDLQDRPDLVNKDPYGAGWIIKVKMSDPSELDRLLDAEKYKSMIS